Proteins from a genomic interval of Osmia bicornis bicornis chromosome 11, iOsmBic2.1, whole genome shotgun sequence:
- the LOC114879231 gene encoding ATP-binding cassette sub-family B member 10, mitochondrial encodes MTLVWRLLTRNIASRKINFHKSSLVHKQLFYTCSKPLIRIYGKTCVFSPLRYHGSSTLKTKVLNSTVETIARKKISDFKSLFMLAVPEKWRLFGAITFLLISSAITMAVPFSLGKLIDIVYTTEKERMKEKLNQLCIILFGVFLVGGICNFCRVYLISTAAHRVTQSLRKQLYAGILRQEVAMFDKSSTGEFVGKLSGDTQLVSYALTRNLSDGLRSAVMSVAGVSMMFYVSPKLAVLGLAIVPPIAGLAIVYGRFLKNISTNIQDSLTSLNTIAEERISNIRTVKAFAKEIDEVKRYNFQLENLLKVCYKESLYRGIFFGLTGFSGNAIILSVLYYGGTMVSDLSLTVGSLSAFLIYAAYVGISLNGLSSFYSELNKALGANMRLIELIEREPAIPIGGGKIPENQLSGDIQFQNVSFAYPTRKNAWILRNFTLNVPKCMVIAIVGSSGCGKSTVASLLLRLYDPNSGCILLDNHDLRSLDPSWVKSQISIVSQEPVLFSGTIRENILYGLEDPTKSDEMEQIAKHAHVLEFTKNMPDGLDTLVGERGITLSGGQRQRVAIARALIKKPTILILDEATSALDAESEHYVQQALEKAVQGRTVLIIAHRFSTIKNADKIVVLNKGQVAESGTYKELRSLNDGYFNKLVQHQTFT; translated from the exons ATGACGCTTGTTTGGAGATTATTGACGAGAAATATTGCttcgagaaaaataaattttcataaatctTCACTGGTgcataaacaattattttatacatgtTCGAAACCGTTGATCAGGATCTATGGAAAAACATGTGTATTTTCTCCGTTAAGATATCACGGAAGCAGTACCTTAAAAACGAAAGTTTTAAACTCTACCGTGGAAACTATCGCACGAAAGAAAATATCAGATTTTAAAAGTTTGTTTATGTTAGCAGTACCTGAAAAATGGAGGTTATTTGGTGCAATCACATTTTTACTGATTTCATCTGCTATCACAATGGCTGTACCTTTTTCTTTAGGAAAATTGATTGATATCGTTTATACAACTGAAAAAGAACGTATGAAAGAAAAACTGAATCAATTATGCATTATTTTGTTTGGAGTATTCCTTGTCGGAGGTATATGTAATTTTTGTAGAGTCTATTTAATATCTACCGCCGCGCACAGGGTAACTCAGTCTTTAAGAAAACAATTGTACGCTGGTATTCTTCGTCAAGAGGTGGCAATGTTTGATAAATCCAGTACAGGAGAGTTTGTTGGAAAATTATCTG GAGATACGCAACTGGTTAGTTACGCGTTAACAAGAAATTTATCGGATGGATTGCGTTCCGCTGTTATGAGCGTCGCTGGAGTATCCATGATGTTCTATGTTTCACCTAAATTAGCGGTGCTTGGTCTGGCTATAGTACCACCGATAGCTGGTTTAGCCATAGTTTATGGgcgttttttaaaaaatatttcaaccaaCATACAGGATAGTTTAACGTCGTTAAATACAATAGCCGAAGAAAGGATCAGTAATATAAGGACAGTAAAAGCTTTTGCGaaagaaattgatgaagttaaacgttataattttcaattagaGAATCTGCTCAAAGTATGCTACAAAGAGAGTTTATATAGAGGAATATTTTTTGGATTAACCGGTTTCTCAGGAAACGCGATCATCCTGTCTGTTTTATATTACGGTGGAACTATGGTTTCCGACTTGTCGCTGACAGTTGGAAGCTTAAGCGCTTTCTTAATATATGCCGCATACGTAGGAATATCATTGAATGGATTATCTTCATTTTATAGCGAATTAAACAAAGCATTAGGTGCAAACATGcgtttaattgaattaatcgAAAGAGAACCAGCAATACCTATTGGCGGTGGTAAAATTCCGGAAAATCAATTATCAGGTGATATTCAATTCCAAAATGTTAGTTTTGCTTATCCTACGAGGAAGAATGCGTGGATTTTgagaaattttactttgaacGTTCCAAAATGTATGGTGATCGCTATCGTTGGATCGTCAGGTTGTGGAAAATCTACAGTAGCATCGCTATTGTTAAGACTTTATGATCCGAATTCAGGATGTATACTTTTAGACAATCATGATCTTAGGTCTCTCGATCCTTCCTGGGTGAAATCACAGATCAGTATTGTTTCTCAGGAACCTGTTCTCTTTAGTGGAACGATaagagaaaatatattatacgGATTAGAAGATCCAACAAAATCTGACGAGATGGAACAAATTGCGAAACATGCTCACGTTTTGGAATTTACAAAGAACATGCCGGATGGTTTGGATACGTTAGTCGGAGAAAGGGGAATTACCCTTAGCGGCGGACAGCGACAAAGAGTTGCTATTGCCAGAGCATTGATAAAG AAACCAACAATTTTAATTCTGGACGAAGCGACGAGTGCGTTAGATGCTGAAAGTGAACATTATGTACAGCAAGCTTTAGAAAAAGCTGTTCAAGGTCGAACAGTGTTAATTATAGCCCATAGAtttagcacaataaaaaatgCTGACAAGATCGtggttttgaacaaaggacAAGTAGCAGAAAGTGGAACTTACAAGGAACTTAGGAGTTTAAACGACGGTTACTTTAATAAGTTAGTTCAACATCAAACTTTTACCTAA